The nucleotide window GCTCTTGTCATTAAATGCCGCCAAAGCTGGGTGGTATTTTATTGTGGTTGAAACCGACCTTGGAACCGTCACTAAGCGAGTGGCGGTACTGTAAAGGCAGCCTGCGGCGCAACCTGCCACCACGCGATATTTTAAATTCAGTTGAGGCTGCGTCTCTCGCTTGGGCTACCTTTGTCGTCCATTTCTCTTGCTTCTTGCTGCCATGCCCACTGCTTCCGTAACGCTTAAACCCGGTAAAGACCAGTCCCTTCGTCGCCTGCACCCGTGGGTCTTTTCCGGGGCCATTGGCCGCATGCGGGGCGAAGTTGTGGAAGGCGAACTAGTGGCCGTTCACGCGGCCAACGGTGAGCTGCTGGGTGTGGGGCACTACGCGCCCGGCTCCATTGCCGTGCGGATGCTGGCTTTCGGTACCGAGGCCCAGTGGCCGGACGCGGCTTTCTGGGAAGAGAAAATTCGTAATGCCTACCAGCTTCGCCAGGGGCTAGGCCTCACGGGCACTGGCAACACCAACGTGTACCGCCTTGCTCACGCCGAGGGCGACGGTATGCCCGGCCTGATTATCGATGTATACGGCGACACAGCCGTCGTGCAAACTCACAGTGCTGGTATGTACAAGGCCCGCCCACTCATTGCGCAGGCACTCCAAGCCGTAATTCCCGGGCTGCGGGCCATCTACGATAAAAGTGCCGAAACCGTGCCGACGAAAGCCGCGCCCGACGCCCAGAACGGCTACCTGTTTGGGGAAAGCAGCGGGCAGGAGCATGTTGTGCAAGAAAACGGCCACCCTTTCGCCGTAGATTGGGAGACGGGTCAGAAAACGGGCTTCTTCATCGACCAGCGCGACAACCGCAGCCTGCTGGCCCGCTACGCGCCCGGCCGTCGGGTACTCAACACGTTCTGCTACACGGGCGGCTTTAGCTCCTACGCTCTCATGGCCGGGGCTGAGCTGGTTCACTCCGTCGATTCCAGCAAAAAAGCCATTGAGCTAACGGAGCGCAACGCTGCCCTTACCGGCCTGCAGGACCGTCACGAAGCCTACGCCCAGGATGTGTTCAGCTTCCTTAAGGACCGTCACAACCAGTACGACCTGATTGTGCTGGACCCGCCGGCTTTTGCCAAGCACCTTTCGGCCCGCCACAATGCTCTGATGGGCTACAAGCGCCTGAATGTGGCCGGATTACGCCAGATTGCGCCCGGGGGGCTGCTGTTTACGTTCAGCTGCTCGCAGGTAGTGAGCATGGAGTTGTTTGAGGGTGCTATTCTCGCCGCGGCCATCGAAGCCGGCCGACCCGCCCGCATCCTGCACCGCCTCACCCAGCCTGCCGACCACCCCGTGAGTCTCTTCCACCCCGAAGGCGAATACCTGAAAGGCTTGGTTCTGGCGGTAGAGTAGAATAGCTAATAAGTCCGGGAAATGATATTATTGAGTAGTAGCTACGATAATAGCCCGTAGCCCTGCACACGTATGCGCTGTTTCTTTGGCTTAGTAGCTGTTTCTGTACTAATGCTGACCAACTGCGAACAGCAACGTTCCGTCAGCCAGGCGTCTCCCGCCACTGCTGTCGTACCAGCCGATAGTGCCAGTGCTATTGTAGCAGCGCCTCCATCACCTCTGGTCCCGCCCCCAACGCCCGATACAACGGACGTTAGCCGCGTCAGATTCGGTTACCGTATTGGCCGAGACACCACATTCTATAGCAGCCAGCAGAAGTACCGGCTACTGTTGCGGGCCGAAACCGACTCAACCAAGCCATTAGCCGCTACCAGCCAAGGCATAGTAGGTCTGGCTTTCGCTGATGATACCCAGACTTTCGCAAAGACTAACCAGGTGCGCGGTTATGAAGGCCGCATTACAATCACCCTCCTCGACGCTGACCAGAAGCAGGTATTTCGACGGCAGTTGCGTAAGGAAGACTTTTTCAGCGTTGCCAGCCCCGACGTAGTGACGGTAAGCGAACTAGGAGGTGTTAACAGTAGGTGTTAAGTTGGGTATGGAGTACATGCTGACAGATGTGCAATGGGCGCGGATTGCGCCGCTGCTACCGGGCCGCGAGGGCACCAAAGGCGGGCGGGGTCAGGACAATCGACGCTTTGTGGAGGCGGTGCTGTGGCTGACACGCAATGGCTGCCGGTGGCGGGCCCTGCCGACCGAATGGGGCAACTGGCACACGACCTACACGCGCTTCCAGCGCTGGACGGCCTCCGGCGTGTGGGCCCGGGTGCTGGCGGCTGTGCAACAGGACGACGCGCTGCACACGCTGCTGGTGGACTCCACCACCGTGCGGGCGCACCAGCATGCCAGCGGGGCACGCAAAAAAACGGGCCGCAAGCCCTCGGGCGCAGCCGCGGCGGGCTGACGAGCAAGCTGCACGCGGTGGCCGACGCGCGGGGGCGGTTTGTGCGTGGGGGCTTGACGGCGGGCCAGCGCCACGATGCCCCGCAGGCGTTGCCGCTGCTCGACGGGTTGAGTCCGGCGTATGTCGTGGCCGACCGTGGCTACGATTCCGACCAGTTCGTCGCGGCCCTGGCCGCCCGCGGCACCTGTGCCGTGATTCCGCCTCGGCGCAAGCGCCGACACCCGCGCGCCTACGACGTGGCCCGCTATGC belongs to Hymenobacter sp. J193 and includes:
- a CDS encoding class I SAM-dependent rRNA methyltransferase, producing the protein MPTASVTLKPGKDQSLRRLHPWVFSGAIGRMRGEVVEGELVAVHAANGELLGVGHYAPGSIAVRMLAFGTEAQWPDAAFWEEKIRNAYQLRQGLGLTGTGNTNVYRLAHAEGDGMPGLIIDVYGDTAVVQTHSAGMYKARPLIAQALQAVIPGLRAIYDKSAETVPTKAAPDAQNGYLFGESSGQEHVVQENGHPFAVDWETGQKTGFFIDQRDNRSLLARYAPGRRVLNTFCYTGGFSSYALMAGAELVHSVDSSKKAIELTERNAALTGLQDRHEAYAQDVFSFLKDRHNQYDLIVLDPPAFAKHLSARHNALMGYKRLNVAGLRQIAPGGLLFTFSCSQVVSMELFEGAILAAAIEAGRPARILHRLTQPADHPVSLFHPEGEYLKGLVLAVE